A region from the Actinoplanes sp. OR16 genome encodes:
- the dnaE gene encoding DNA polymerase III subunit alpha: MSDSFVHLHVHTEYSMLDGAARVKELLAEAKRLGMPAAAITDHGNMHGAYDFYKQAQAAELIPVIGVEAYVAPESRLTKSRIKWGRPEQKSDDISGNGAYTHMTMWARNAVGLKNLFRLNSRGSIEGQLGKYPRMDFDIIAEHAEGIMGTTGCPSGAVQTRLRLGQFDEALKSAAMYQEALGKDNYFLEIMDHGLSIEKRVRDGLLEISKKLAIPPLVTNDSHYVHEAQSEAHDVLLCVQTGSNVADPNRFRFDGSGYFVKSADQMRAVDSSEAWQEGCRNTLLVAEKVDTDGMFTFKNLMPRFPIPDGFTEEEYFRHVAFEGLRRRFPDGIPDTHVKQADYELGVIISMGFPAYFLVVADFIQWAKNNGIAVGPGRGSAAGSLIAYAMGITDLDPLPHGLIFERFLNPERISMPDVDIDFDDRRRAEVIRYVTEKWGEDKVAQIATFGTIKAKAAIKDSARVLGYPFAVGDRITKAMPPDVMGKGITLGGIFNKEDKRYNEAGEIRGLYETDPDVKKVIDTARGIEGLIRQTGVHAAGVIMSAEPIIDHIPLMRRASDGVIITQFDYPTCETLGLLKMDFLGLRNLTILDDANRNVELNHGQKLDLLALPLDDPKTYELLARGDTLGVFQLDGGPMRSLLRLMKPDNFEDISAVLALYRPGPMGVDSHTNYALRKNKLQEITPIHPELEEPLREILEPTYGLIVYQEQVQRAAQILAGYSLGQADLLRRAMGKKKKEILDKEFVPFRDGCREHGYSDEAIQAVWDVLVPFAGYAFNKAHSAAYGLVSYWTAYLKAHYPAEYMAGLLTSVGDDKDKMAMYLAECRRMGIQVLPPDVNQSAGPFTPVGTDIRFGLGAVRNVGGNVVEAIARCRKEKGDYNDFYDFLSKVDAVACNKRTIESLIKAGAFDSMKHSRKGLLAVHAEAIDAYADVKRNEAAGQFDLFGAFGDSDSGVSSTVAMPVIGDSEWDKRDKLAFEREMLGLYVSDHPLAGLEVLLQNAADTSIAALNEEGSVPDGQVVTLAGILTGVQRRITKQGRAWASATLEDLAGGVEALFFPNTYELVGQYIAEDAIVVVKGRIDRRDDQARIMAMDMSIPDVTSNPDSKPVTLTMPITRCTPPLVDELKEILISHPGDTEVHVHLQNGSRTTVMRLGGVRVAPTPALRADLKMILGPSAVA; encoded by the coding sequence GTGTCCGACTCGTTCGTGCATCTTCATGTTCACACTGAGTATTCGATGCTCGACGGGGCTGCCCGGGTCAAGGAACTCCTCGCCGAGGCGAAACGGCTCGGCATGCCGGCCGCCGCGATCACCGACCACGGCAACATGCACGGCGCCTACGACTTCTACAAGCAGGCGCAAGCAGCCGAATTGATCCCGGTGATCGGCGTCGAGGCCTACGTCGCCCCGGAGTCCCGGCTGACCAAGAGCCGGATCAAGTGGGGTCGCCCGGAGCAGAAGTCGGACGACATCTCCGGTAACGGTGCGTACACGCACATGACCATGTGGGCGCGGAACGCCGTCGGCCTGAAGAACCTGTTCCGGCTCAACTCGCGCGGGTCCATCGAGGGCCAGCTCGGCAAGTACCCGCGGATGGACTTCGACATCATCGCGGAGCACGCCGAGGGGATCATGGGCACCACCGGCTGCCCGTCCGGCGCGGTGCAGACCCGGCTGCGGCTCGGCCAGTTCGACGAGGCGCTCAAGTCCGCCGCGATGTACCAGGAAGCCCTCGGGAAGGACAACTACTTCCTCGAGATCATGGACCACGGCCTGTCGATCGAGAAGCGGGTCCGGGACGGACTGCTGGAGATCAGCAAGAAGCTGGCCATCCCGCCGCTGGTGACGAACGACTCGCACTACGTGCACGAGGCCCAGTCCGAGGCGCACGACGTGCTGCTCTGCGTGCAGACCGGCAGCAACGTCGCCGACCCGAACCGGTTCCGCTTCGACGGCTCCGGCTACTTCGTGAAGTCGGCCGACCAGATGCGCGCCGTCGACTCCTCCGAGGCCTGGCAGGAGGGCTGCCGCAACACGCTGCTGGTGGCCGAGAAGGTGGACACCGACGGGATGTTCACCTTCAAGAACCTGATGCCGCGGTTCCCGATCCCGGACGGCTTCACCGAGGAGGAGTACTTCCGGCACGTGGCCTTCGAGGGCCTGCGCCGGCGCTTCCCGGACGGCATCCCGGACACCCACGTGAAGCAGGCCGACTACGAGCTCGGCGTCATCATCTCGATGGGCTTCCCGGCGTACTTCCTGGTGGTCGCCGACTTCATCCAGTGGGCGAAGAACAACGGCATCGCGGTCGGCCCGGGCCGTGGCTCGGCGGCGGGCTCGCTGATCGCCTACGCCATGGGGATCACCGACCTCGACCCGCTCCCGCACGGCCTGATCTTCGAGCGGTTCCTCAACCCGGAACGCATCTCGATGCCCGATGTCGACATCGACTTCGACGATCGGCGCCGCGCCGAGGTGATCCGCTACGTCACCGAGAAGTGGGGCGAGGACAAGGTCGCCCAGATCGCGACGTTCGGAACGATCAAGGCGAAGGCCGCGATCAAGGACTCGGCCCGGGTGCTGGGTTACCCGTTCGCGGTCGGCGACCGGATCACCAAGGCCATGCCGCCGGACGTCATGGGCAAGGGCATCACCCTCGGCGGCATCTTCAACAAGGAGGACAAGCGCTACAACGAGGCCGGTGAGATCCGCGGGCTCTACGAGACCGACCCGGACGTCAAGAAGGTCATCGACACCGCCCGCGGCATCGAGGGCCTGATCCGGCAGACCGGTGTGCACGCCGCCGGCGTCATCATGAGCGCCGAGCCGATCATCGACCACATCCCGCTCATGCGGCGGGCCAGCGACGGCGTCATCATCACGCAGTTCGACTACCCGACCTGCGAGACGCTCGGCCTGCTGAAGATGGACTTCCTCGGCCTGCGCAACCTGACCATCCTCGACGACGCGAACCGCAACGTCGAGCTCAACCACGGTCAGAAGCTCGACCTGCTGGCGCTGCCGCTGGACGACCCCAAGACGTACGAGCTGCTCGCCCGTGGCGACACCCTGGGCGTGTTCCAGCTGGACGGCGGGCCGATGCGCTCGCTGCTGCGCCTGATGAAGCCGGACAACTTCGAGGACATCTCCGCGGTCCTGGCGCTCTACCGCCCCGGTCCGATGGGCGTCGACTCGCACACCAACTACGCGCTCCGCAAGAACAAGCTCCAGGAGATCACCCCGATCCACCCGGAGCTGGAGGAGCCGCTGCGGGAGATCCTCGAGCCGACGTACGGCCTGATCGTCTACCAGGAGCAGGTGCAGCGCGCCGCGCAGATCCTCGCCGGTTACAGCCTCGGCCAGGCCGACCTGCTGCGTCGTGCCATGGGTAAGAAGAAGAAGGAGATCCTCGACAAGGAGTTCGTGCCGTTCCGGGACGGCTGCCGGGAGCACGGCTACTCCGACGAGGCGATCCAGGCGGTGTGGGACGTCCTGGTGCCGTTCGCCGGCTACGCGTTCAACAAGGCGCACTCCGCGGCGTACGGGCTGGTGTCGTACTGGACCGCCTACCTGAAGGCGCACTACCCCGCGGAGTACATGGCCGGGCTGCTCACCAGCGTCGGCGACGACAAGGACAAGATGGCCATGTACCTGGCGGAGTGCCGCCGCATGGGCATCCAGGTGCTGCCGCCGGACGTGAACCAGTCCGCCGGGCCGTTCACCCCGGTCGGCACCGACATCCGCTTCGGCCTCGGCGCGGTCCGCAACGTCGGTGGCAACGTGGTGGAGGCGATCGCCCGGTGCCGGAAGGAGAAGGGCGACTACAACGACTTCTACGACTTCCTGTCGAAGGTGGACGCGGTCGCCTGCAACAAGAGGACCATCGAATCGCTGATCAAGGCCGGCGCGTTCGACTCGATGAAGCACAGCCGCAAGGGCCTGCTGGCGGTGCACGCCGAGGCGATCGACGCGTACGCCGACGTGAAGCGCAACGAGGCGGCCGGCCAGTTCGACCTGTTCGGCGCGTTCGGCGACTCCGACTCCGGGGTCTCCTCGACGGTGGCGATGCCGGTCATCGGCGACTCCGAGTGGGACAAGCGGGACAAGCTGGCGTTCGAGCGGGAGATGCTCGGCCTCTACGTCTCCGACCACCCGCTCGCCGGCCTGGAGGTGCTGCTGCAGAACGCGGCGGACACCAGCATCGCGGCGCTGAACGAGGAGGGCTCGGTCCCGGACGGCCAGGTCGTCACGCTCGCCGGCATCCTCACCGGCGTCCAGCGACGGATCACCAAGCAGGGCCGGGCGTGGGCCTCGGCCACCCTGGAGGACCTGGCCGGCGGCGTCGAGGCGCTCTTCTTCCCGAACACCTACGAGCTGGTCGGGCAGTACATCGCCGAGGACGCGATCGTGGTGGTCAAGGGCCGGATCGACAGGCGCGACGATCAGGCGCGGATCATGGCGATGGACATGTCGATCCCGGATGTGACCAGCAACCCGGACAGCAAGCCGGTCACCCTGACGATGCCGATCACTCGGTGCACGCCACCGCTCGTGGACGAGCTGAAGGAGATCCTGATCAGCCACCCCGGGGACACCGAGGTGCACGTCCACCTGCAGAACGGCAGCCGGACCACGGTGATGCGCCTCGGTGGCGTGCGCGTCGCGCCCACCCCGGCGCTCCGAGCCGACCTCAAGATGATTCTCGGCCCGTCCGCAGTCGCCTGA